The Changchengzhania lutea genomic sequence TTCAAGAACAATTGAATGACGTTGCCGGTATAAACGCTTCCAACAGTTTGCTTGCTGAGCTTTACTCGATAAAAAAAGAGCACCGAAAGGCCATAGAATACTATGAAAAGGTTTTAGCTGAAACTGATAGTGATTCTATTCGCGGAAGGATATTCCCTAAATTAGGTGGCGAATATTTAAAATTTAATGATTATGAAAAATCCGGTCAATACTTAGTTCAAGGATTAAACATAAATAGACGTTCAAAGGATGAAGCTGGATTGTTAACCGCCTTGAATAATTTAGGCGATTTAAATCTACAACAAAATCGACTTATTTTGGCAGAACGTCAATTGTTAGAAGCTGGACAGCTTGCTAAACGTCTTGAAAATTCTGATGAACTATTGAGGCATTATAAATTAATGAAAGCCTTAGACTCTACCAGGCGAAAATTTGATAGGGCATTTGTTTGGCAGCGTGAATATTATAATTTAAAGAACAACTTGAACAATACTAATGTTGACTTTGATACCGATTCTGAAGTATTGCCAAAATTAGAATTAGATCCTGATTTTGATGCGCAAACAGAAATTCAAAGTTCTTCTGCTACACTAGAAGATAACACTGAAAATCAAGAGGGATTAGGTAAATTCCGATTGATTTTTTATGGTTTATTGGCGGCACTCGCTATTGTATCAACCTTCTTAATTCTTATCTATTTAAAACGTAATAACAATATTAAATATACACAGGAACTAGAAGAAAAAAATATAAAAATAGAATTGCAAAACGAGGCATTTCTAGAGCAAACCAAACACTTGGAGAATGTAAACAATGTAAAGGATAAGTTGTTCTCTATTATATCCCACGATCTAAAAGATTCGCTGTCCTCAATTAATGGCTTTATAGATTTGTTACGAGATGGTTCGCTTTCACGGGAAGAATTTGACAATTTAATTCCTGAACTAAGTGAAAATGCAAACAATGCCTCTTTACTGCTTTTTAATTTACTCAATTGGTCCAAATCGCAAATGCAATCTTTAGAACCAAAACCTACATTATTTGATGTACAAGAAGTGTTTGAGGAGAAAGTAAAACTGATAGAAAACCGAATGGAAAATAAAGGCATTACTTTAATTGACCATTCCCTTAGAGATTTTGCCTATGCAGACAGAAGTATGTTTGAAATCGTGGTTCAAAACCTATTGGCCAATGCTTTAAAATTCTGTAAGAACGGTGATACGATTACCATTTCGAATCATATTAGTAATGGTAGTTGTATTATAAGTATAGCTGATACTGGTGTTGGCATATCTAAGCAAAATATTGAAAAATTGTTCAAAAACAGCACGTTTACCACGGTTGGAACGGATAATGAAAAAGGCACTGGTTTAGGACTCTCTATTTGTAAAGAGCTAATCGAACTCAACCATGGTAAAATTTGGGTAGAAAGTACTATAAATGTTGGTAGCACGTTTTATGTGCAACTCCCAAAATCCAGACCAGATTAGTCTGTAATAAAAACAGGAATATAAATTATTATTCCTTTGGCAAGAACACCTCGGCCATCATACAGCGTGCACTTCCACCGCCACAGGCTTCGATAGTATCTAAAGAACTTGATACCATTTTGTTATGCGTCTCTAATTGTTTTATTTGAGATGGCGTTAAACTTTTATATGCTGCTGCGCTCATAATTAAAAAACGCTCATCATTTCGACCTTTAACTTGCAGCATATTGCCCGCGAAATTATTAACCTGTGCTTCGGTAATATCAATTATAGCCTTGCCGTCTGCCTTTAAATGATTGACCACATTTTTACGCTCTTTTTTATCGTCAATACTACTCAAGCAAATCACGGCAAAAGTTTCACCCAAGCACATCATCACATTGGTGTGATAAATGGCTGCTCTGGCGCCGTTAACGGTTTGGTTTGCTGTAAAAATAACGGGTGTAAATTCAAAATCTTCACAGAATTCTATAAATAAATCTTCATCGGCGCGCGGCGACAATGCGCAATACGCTTTGCGGTTCACGCGATCTAACAATAAACTTCCAGTACCTTCTAAAAATACCTGTTCATCTTCAGCACTTGTGTAATCAACAATTTGATTAATAACAAAACCCTGCTCCTCTAGTGCGAGTAACACGTCTTCTCTGCGCTCTAAACGGCGATTTTCGGCAAACATGGGATACAAACCTACATGACCATTTTCATGAAACGATACCCAGTTATTAGGAAAAATAGAATCTGGCGTATCAAACTCTGGAGTGTCATTCACGACAATCACATGGACGCCAATAGCTCTCAGTTTTTCAACATAGGTATCAAACTCCTTTTGGGCTTTCGCATTCACGGTTTCCGGCAAGATGTTATCCAACACTTTTTGATAATAGTTGTTCACGGCCGTTTGTTCGTTCATCCTGAAATTAATAGGACGAATCATTAGAATGGTATTTGTTGCCTGTTGCATAAGCCTAATATGTATTGAGCAAAAGTAGAATTAATTAATATATAAAATGACCAAGTAAATGATATTTTTTCTAGTACTAACCATTGGATTTGTAAGAAATCAAAACATAACCGATTCCTATCCTCGTAGAACTAACACTCCCGAATCAATGGCATGGTCGAGCAACGTAGTAGCCCTTCTTGCTTTGCAATTTCTGCATAAGGCACTTCTTCAACCGTAAACCCCTGCGAGCGTAACCAAGTATTCAGTCGTGTAAAATTCTTTTCAGAAATAATTACAGTTTCAGAAATAGAAAACACGTTACTATTCATTTGGTACATTTCGTCTTTAGTAATTTCAAATACATTCTCCTTTCCGAAATAATCAACCAACCAATCAAAATCACTTTCATTTAAAAATCCGTTTTTATGTAAAATGGCTTTATCGGTACCAATAGGCTGAAAACAACAGTCTAAATGCAAGGCATTTTCCATGGCATTGGTATTCGATTTTCTAAGCTCAAAAGCCTTCACGGTTTTATGAGGGAATAGCTCTTGAATAGCATTTACCGCTTGCTTATTGGTGCGCGCTGTGATTAAATCTGGGTAGTCTTCACCATTATAGGTGCCTATAAAAACATAGTCGTTCCATGGCATGACATCGCCACCTTCAACGTGACAATCTTCTGGTAAAATGATGCGCTTGTCTTCGTCAACTTGATTCCATATATAATTAATGGCTTCCACTTCTTCTTCTCTATTTGGAAGTATATTGGCACGTACCATTTTGTCATCGATTACAAAAGCGATATCCCTGGAAAATATTTGATTGCAGTTTTCTATAATGTCTGGTCTATATACCGTAACATCGTACTTGTTTAAAACACTGGCCACAGCCTCCATTTCAAGAATCATATCTGCCTCCTTCGGGTAGGTGCCTGCCAATACATGTTCTATGCTTTTAGGGTCGTAACAGTCTTCTACACTAGGGGTTGGCCCATTGCTAACGGCAGTACCCAATACAACAGCACGAAGTCGTGATGTTTCATTTTTAACATTCAATTTTAACATAGCGTAAACCTAAAGAATATATTAGTGTTTTTTAAGTTATGTTCATGAAATTTTGATGACACCAAAATATAATCATCCGTTTTCATAGAAACACATAAAAAAAGCTTCACGTTTTTCACATGAAGCTTATGTATGTTTGTATTGTTAGTTATCG encodes the following:
- the ctlX gene encoding citrulline utilization hydrolase CtlX, which gives rise to MQQATNTILMIRPINFRMNEQTAVNNYYQKVLDNILPETVNAKAQKEFDTYVEKLRAIGVHVIVVNDTPEFDTPDSIFPNNWVSFHENGHVGLYPMFAENRRLERREDVLLALEEQGFVINQIVDYTSAEDEQVFLEGTGSLLLDRVNRKAYCALSPRADEDLFIEFCEDFEFTPVIFTANQTVNGARAAIYHTNVMMCLGETFAVICLSSIDDKKERKNVVNHLKADGKAIIDITEAQVNNFAGNMLQVKGRNDERFLIMSAAAYKSLTPSQIKQLETHNKMVSSSLDTIEACGGGSARCMMAEVFLPKE
- a CDS encoding tetratricopeptide repeat-containing sensor histidine kinase, yielding MRKIITLILFLSIFSGLAQTKKLDSLTIQLAFEEQDSLKVETSLKLIEELYKIESYDRALKYIIETEKLSTSLNYKKGIAEVTYLKALLYAQKNDYINAVAGYTKAKSLFYELNDTLGVATVNNSIGLIEIKRGNYAKGLQYSLAAIEELEKRHLKDELRLAYSNLAKAYYNIKAYDKSIEFNLKALDVQEQLNDVAGINASNSLLAELYSIKKEHRKAIEYYEKVLAETDSDSIRGRIFPKLGGEYLKFNDYEKSGQYLVQGLNINRRSKDEAGLLTALNNLGDLNLQQNRLILAERQLLEAGQLAKRLENSDELLRHYKLMKALDSTRRKFDRAFVWQREYYNLKNNLNNTNVDFDTDSEVLPKLELDPDFDAQTEIQSSSATLEDNTENQEGLGKFRLIFYGLLAALAIVSTFLILIYLKRNNNIKYTQELEEKNIKIELQNEAFLEQTKHLENVNNVKDKLFSIISHDLKDSLSSINGFIDLLRDGSLSREEFDNLIPELSENANNASLLLFNLLNWSKSQMQSLEPKPTLFDVQEVFEEKVKLIENRMENKGITLIDHSLRDFAYADRSMFEIVVQNLLANALKFCKNGDTITISNHISNGSCIISIADTGVGISKQNIEKLFKNSTFTTVGTDNEKGTGLGLSICKELIELNHGKIWVESTINVGSTFYVQLPKSRPD
- a CDS encoding dimethylarginine dimethylaminohydrolase family protein: MLKLNVKNETSRLRAVVLGTAVSNGPTPSVEDCYDPKSIEHVLAGTYPKEADMILEMEAVASVLNKYDVTVYRPDIIENCNQIFSRDIAFVIDDKMVRANILPNREEEVEAINYIWNQVDEDKRIILPEDCHVEGGDVMPWNDYVFIGTYNGEDYPDLITARTNKQAVNAIQELFPHKTVKAFELRKSNTNAMENALHLDCCFQPIGTDKAILHKNGFLNESDFDWLVDYFGKENVFEITKDEMYQMNSNVFSISETVIISEKNFTRLNTWLRSQGFTVEEVPYAEIAKQEGLLRCSTMPLIREC